The following proteins are encoded in a genomic region of Limosilactobacillus reuteri subsp. reuteri:
- the tnpB gene encoding IS66 family insertion sequence element accessory protein TnpB (TnpB, as the term is used for proteins encoded by IS66 family insertion elements, is considered an accessory protein, since TnpC, encoded by a neighboring gene, is a DDE family transposase.): MLVNWHDPDHIYLVCGKTDMRKGIDGLAMVIAENYGLELYNNSLFLFCGGRNDRFKGLFWDGEGFIMLYKRFENGHLSWPRNSNEAKELSAQQLDWLLQGLNPLPIRKIQAVRPGSFY; this comes from the coding sequence ATGCTCGTTAATTGGCATGACCCAGATCATATCTATTTAGTCTGTGGAAAAACAGACATGCGAAAAGGTATTGATGGGCTCGCAATGGTAATCGCTGAGAACTATGGATTAGAATTATATAATAATTCGCTTTTCTTATTTTGCGGCGGACGTAATGATCGCTTTAAAGGATTGTTTTGGGATGGCGAGGGCTTTATTATGCTCTATAAACGGTTTGAAAATGGCCACCTTAGTTGGCCGAGAAACAGTAATGAAGCCAAAGAATTATCTGCTCAACAGCTCGACTGGTTATTGCAAGGACTGAACCCATTACCAATTCGTAAAATTCAAGCTGTTCGACCGGGAAGTTTTTATTGA
- a CDS encoding lactonase family protein codes for MIEQFLIGTYTKKASKGIYKVTLDTAQEKITNVELAIPSQKPAYLQVGQDDRIYAIKQVDDKGGVASYSLSDDNAKMLSDVLAAGAPPAYVGVDNKRHLLFSANYHTAKIDVFKINEDGTLTQTDSVLHEGATGPEPEQEAPHVHYADLTPDNRLVVCDLGMDLVVVYDVSDDGKLTAVSRYKCEDGFGTRHIAFHPNGNYAYLLGELSSKLEVLKYNSNDASFKHLQTLKTIPEDWTAHNGAAAIRISNDGKFVYTSNRGENTIAVFEVQPDFTVKHIQSISTEGDFPRDFNLNQDENYLLASNQNSDNLTLYKRNPSTGKLTLLQKDVSCPEPVCVMKWK; via the coding sequence TTGATTGAACAATTTCTAATTGGAACTTATACTAAAAAAGCAAGTAAAGGGATCTATAAAGTTACCCTCGATACTGCCCAAGAAAAAATAACGAATGTTGAACTAGCAATTCCATCTCAAAAGCCAGCTTACTTACAAGTTGGTCAAGATGATCGGATCTACGCAATTAAACAAGTAGATGATAAGGGAGGAGTTGCCTCTTATTCATTAAGCGACGACAATGCTAAGATGTTAAGCGATGTTTTAGCTGCCGGTGCCCCTCCTGCATATGTTGGCGTTGATAACAAACGGCATTTATTATTCAGCGCTAATTATCATACAGCAAAAATAGATGTTTTTAAGATCAACGAAGATGGAACGTTGACACAAACTGATTCTGTCCTTCATGAAGGAGCAACTGGTCCTGAACCTGAACAAGAGGCTCCACATGTTCATTATGCCGATCTAACTCCTGACAATCGTCTAGTTGTATGTGACTTAGGAATGGATCTTGTTGTGGTTTACGATGTCTCTGATGATGGTAAATTAACTGCTGTCTCTCGCTACAAGTGTGAAGATGGCTTTGGTACCCGTCATATAGCTTTCCATCCAAATGGTAATTATGCTTATCTTTTAGGTGAACTAAGCAGTAAACTAGAAGTACTCAAGTATAATAGTAACGATGCATCATTTAAGCACCTTCAAACGCTCAAAACAATTCCTGAAGACTGGACAGCTCACAATGGAGCAGCTGCTATCCGGATCTCAAATGATGGTAAATTTGTCTATACTTCAAATCGTGGTGAAAACACCATTGCCGTCTTTGAAGTCCAACCAGATTTTACCGTTAAACATATTCAATCAATTTCAACTGAAGGAGATTTTCCACGCGATTTCAATCTAAATCAAGATGAAAATTATCTTTTAGCTTCAAATCAGAACTCTGATAACCTTACGCTTTATAAACGAAATCCATCAACTGGTAAGTTAACTCTTCTTCAAAAAGATGTTAGTTGTCCAGAACCAGTGTGTGTAATGAAGTGGAAATAA
- a CDS encoding methyltransferase domain-containing protein, giving the protein MKKVERQREMVKNNLALFQCPVCEQPMERIEGNSIICGNSHRFDFNRHGYLHFLNGAANTEYDRSMFESRRQLLNAGLFKPIIENIGKFLPSKSLRILDVGTGEGTPLLQLETIRANCNDTMIGFDISKPGITLATQLPLKAFFCVADLRKLPFNDESFDCILELFSPSDYQEFKRVLTKDGTLIKVIPNANYLVELRHLLYETGERNYHYDNSRVIELFKQHYPHSKVETVTYQFRIPDGLQQAMLEMTPLHWGANAKRLSKEELTQLKTITVDVSLLIAKKAN; this is encoded by the coding sequence TTGAAAAAAGTTGAACGTCAACGAGAAATGGTAAAAAATAATCTTGCCCTTTTTCAATGTCCTGTTTGTGAACAGCCAATGGAGAGAATCGAAGGAAACAGTATTATTTGTGGAAATAGTCATCGCTTTGACTTTAATCGGCATGGTTATCTTCACTTTCTTAATGGAGCGGCTAATACTGAATATGATCGCTCAATGTTTGAATCTCGTCGTCAGCTATTAAATGCAGGACTATTTAAGCCAATTATTGAAAATATCGGTAAATTCTTGCCTTCAAAATCTTTAAGGATCTTAGATGTAGGGACTGGGGAAGGAACACCATTATTACAATTAGAAACAATCCGTGCTAATTGTAATGATACGATGATTGGCTTTGATATTTCGAAACCAGGGATAACGCTTGCTACTCAGTTACCGTTAAAGGCATTTTTTTGTGTAGCTGATTTACGTAAATTACCTTTTAATGATGAGAGTTTTGATTGTATATTAGAGTTGTTTTCTCCATCTGATTATCAAGAGTTTAAACGGGTTCTAACAAAAGATGGGACCCTTATTAAGGTAATTCCTAACGCTAACTACTTAGTCGAATTACGTCACCTCTTATATGAAACAGGAGAACGTAATTACCACTATGATAATTCACGAGTAATCGAGTTATTTAAACAACATTATCCTCATAGTAAAGTTGAAACAGTAACCTACCAATTTAGAATTCCAGATGGCTTACAACAAGCGATGCTGGAAATGACGCCTTTACACTGGGGAGCAAACGCTAAAAGATTATCTAAAGAAGAATTAACCCAATTAAAAACAATTACGGTGGATGTAAGCTTATTAATTGCGAAAAAAGCTAATTAA
- the trmL gene encoding tRNA (uridine(34)/cytosine(34)/5-carboxymethylaminomethyluridine(34)-2'-O)-methyltransferase TrmL: protein MTNHIVLFEPLFPANTGNIARTCAGTNTELHLIKPLGFSTDDKHMKRAGLDYWDKVKITYHEDLPSFMKTIPDINRLYIVSKFATHDYSDVDYTGEGDHYFLFGKETTGLPERFMQKYPENAIRIPQNDNNIRALNLSNSAAIVIYEALRQQNFPNLARVHKYEFDKLK from the coding sequence ATGACAAACCATATTGTCTTGTTTGAACCATTATTTCCAGCGAATACGGGAAATATTGCACGAACTTGTGCGGGGACAAATACTGAATTACATTTAATCAAGCCATTAGGATTTTCAACTGATGATAAGCATATGAAACGGGCTGGATTAGACTACTGGGATAAAGTAAAGATCACGTATCATGAGGATTTACCTTCATTTATGAAAACTATTCCTGATATTAACCGTTTATATATTGTTTCTAAGTTTGCTACCCATGATTATAGTGATGTTGATTATACGGGTGAAGGAGATCATTATTTCCTATTTGGAAAAGAAACAACTGGCTTGCCCGAACGTTTTATGCAAAAATATCCAGAAAATGCTATCCGGATTCCTCAAAATGACAATAATATTCGGGCCCTAAATTTATCAAACAGTGCAGCGATTGTTATTTATGAGGCATTGCGGCAACAGAATTTTCCTAATTTAGCACGCGTTCATAAATATGAATTTGATAAATTAAAGTAA
- a CDS encoding DNA translocase FtsK — MARRKKASSRRTRGKKQQYRLMDNLLGIIVCLLMLVGLFNLGVLGTFLDNCFKIFVGSSFPIAMIIVFLYGLCFALYGHRPHFKKRWIAGTIIAYIGLLMWLQTVMFQRLNLHAKVIETTWNSLSKVIFNGDSTVPVGGGMIGAYLYNGSNILISEVGTAVLSWLLMIIGIIVFFALPWREFLVKCGIGIKKSGAAMANAHDQLMKKRTERATKTTTVPSISVPLAKASRQVKDFFADQESAEPTSTPPVSPAMPIQDPVEPTIRVASESQVEGTHSGTQDEQTSKQHDDTEIKLAGIDAKEDNDYQLPPVSLLSQVKATDQQEDLNNIKKNTKTLQQTLKSFGVDATVENVNLGPSVTKYELRPAVGVKVSRITHLADDLALALAAKDIRIEAPIPGKSLIGIEVPNQQIATVGFRDMVENAPSNDNPMEVPLGRSVTGDIKMADLTKMPHLLIAGATGSGKSVAINVIITSILLKAKPHQVKMLMIDPKKVELSVYNGIPHLLSPVVSEPKKAARALGKVVAEMERRYELFAKFGVRNLDGYNKLVKQQNDDHPDEVQANLPLILVIVDELADLMMTVSHDVEDAIVRIAQMGRAAGIHMILATQRPSVDVITGLIKANVPSRIAFAVSSGVDSRTIIDTNGAEKLLGRGDMLFEPIDQNKPVRIQGAFISDHDVESVVDFIKNERAAEYDDNMVVTDNEIEQEEQAEEEDELFPEALDFVVDQQKASTSLIQRRFRIGYNRAARIIDDMEQRGFIGPANGSKPREVYKQKSEE, encoded by the coding sequence ATGGCGAGAAGAAAAAAGGCATCATCCCGCCGGACAAGAGGGAAAAAACAACAGTATCGATTAATGGATAATCTATTAGGAATAATTGTTTGCCTTTTAATGTTAGTTGGCTTATTTAATTTAGGAGTATTAGGAACCTTTCTCGATAACTGTTTTAAGATTTTTGTAGGGTCATCCTTTCCGATTGCGATGATTATTGTTTTTCTTTATGGATTATGTTTTGCATTGTATGGGCATCGTCCGCATTTCAAAAAACGTTGGATTGCAGGAACTATTATTGCCTATATTGGTTTATTAATGTGGCTTCAGACAGTAATGTTTCAGCGTCTGAATCTTCATGCAAAGGTAATCGAAACTACTTGGAATAGTCTTAGTAAGGTCATTTTTAATGGTGATTCGACTGTTCCGGTTGGTGGAGGGATGATTGGTGCTTACCTATATAATGGAAGTAATATTTTAATTTCAGAGGTTGGAACAGCGGTATTATCATGGTTATTAATGATTATCGGAATTATTGTCTTTTTTGCATTACCGTGGCGCGAATTTCTAGTAAAATGTGGGATTGGCATTAAAAAATCTGGAGCAGCAATGGCTAATGCTCACGATCAATTAATGAAAAAGAGAACGGAGAGAGCAACCAAGACAACTACGGTACCATCAATTAGCGTGCCCCTTGCTAAAGCATCAAGGCAGGTTAAAGATTTTTTTGCTGACCAAGAATCAGCAGAGCCAACGTCAACGCCGCCGGTTTCTCCAGCGATGCCTATTCAAGATCCTGTTGAACCAACTATTAGGGTCGCAAGTGAAAGTCAAGTGGAAGGAACTCATAGCGGTACCCAAGATGAGCAGACTTCGAAACAACATGACGATACGGAAATTAAACTTGCAGGAATTGATGCTAAAGAAGATAATGATTATCAATTGCCGCCAGTCAGCCTGCTAAGTCAAGTAAAAGCAACAGATCAGCAGGAAGATTTGAATAATATCAAAAAGAACACCAAAACACTTCAGCAAACCCTAAAATCTTTTGGTGTGGATGCAACAGTTGAAAATGTTAATTTGGGTCCTTCCGTTACCAAGTATGAGTTACGCCCAGCAGTAGGAGTAAAAGTCAGCCGAATAACCCATTTGGCTGATGATTTAGCCCTTGCCCTTGCGGCTAAAGATATCCGGATTGAAGCGCCAATCCCGGGGAAATCATTAATTGGGATTGAAGTTCCGAACCAGCAAATTGCAACAGTTGGTTTTCGCGATATGGTCGAAAATGCTCCTAGTAATGATAATCCAATGGAAGTTCCGCTGGGTCGCAGTGTAACTGGGGATATCAAAATGGCCGATCTAACTAAGATGCCACACCTTCTTATCGCTGGGGCAACGGGTAGTGGTAAGTCTGTTGCAATCAACGTTATCATTACAAGCATTTTATTAAAAGCTAAACCGCATCAAGTAAAAATGTTAATGATTGATCCTAAAAAAGTCGAATTAAGTGTTTATAATGGTATTCCCCATCTGCTCAGTCCGGTAGTTTCTGAACCCAAAAAGGCAGCTCGGGCATTAGGAAAAGTTGTTGCAGAAATGGAGCGCCGTTATGAATTGTTTGCAAAATTCGGTGTTCGTAACCTGGATGGGTATAATAAGTTGGTCAAACAACAAAATGATGACCATCCTGATGAAGTTCAAGCTAACCTACCATTAATTTTAGTTATTGTTGATGAATTAGCCGACTTAATGATGACTGTTTCTCATGATGTTGAAGATGCAATTGTCCGAATTGCACAAATGGGGCGGGCTGCTGGTATTCATATGATTTTGGCAACTCAGCGTCCTTCTGTCGATGTTATTACAGGGCTTATTAAGGCTAACGTTCCTTCTCGAATTGCCTTTGCGGTTTCTAGTGGGGTTGATTCGCGAACTATTATCGATACTAATGGGGCAGAAAAGCTCCTTGGTCGAGGTGATATGTTATTTGAACCAATTGATCAAAATAAGCCAGTCCGGATTCAAGGCGCATTTATTTCTGATCATGATGTTGAATCAGTAGTAGACTTTATAAAAAACGAGCGAGCGGCTGAGTATGACGATAATATGGTTGTAACTGATAATGAAATCGAGCAAGAAGAACAAGCTGAGGAGGAAGATGAATTGTTCCCCGAAGCATTAGATTTTGTGGTTGATC